From a single Apium graveolens cultivar Ventura chromosome 2, ASM990537v1, whole genome shotgun sequence genomic region:
- the LOC141707895 gene encoding uncharacterized protein LOC141707895 isoform X1: MEEKVSVGRGLIIAYVLLSLEPQGTLFVNSGMEVDNYYQVLLFSYRLCQVVLNSYFCTSLLVFTLMRSAFRIPIIVPKLARRQLPWHPYGDNCSSLFTTWMLGDFILSYDGMIVGKPSRDTDLDVNPVRNKELSNMRSTNKDETVRLSPPRLLWCCTFRAFDWYASNLAWEKYCSRGQ; the protein is encoded by the exons ATGGAAGAGAAG GTATCTGTGGGCCGTGGACTTATAATAGCCTATGTGTTGCTTAGTTTAGAGCCTCAGGGAACTCTCTTTGTGAATTCTGGAATGGAAGTTGACAATTACTACCAAGTTTTACTATTTTCTTATAGATTATGTCAAGTTGTCCTGAACTCCTACTTCTGTACCTCATTATTAGTTTTTACCTTAATGAGATCCGCCTTTAGAATCCCTATAATAGTGCCCAAACTTGCAAGGAGGCAACTACCTTGGCACCCATATGGCGACAATTGTTCATCATTGTTTACCACCTGGATGCTAGGTGACTTCATCTTG TCCTATGATGGAATGATTGTAGGCAAGCCTTCACGAGATACTGATCTTGAT GTTAATCCAGTAAGGAATAAGGAACTCTCAAATATGAGGTCGACAAATAAGGATGAGACTGTGAGGCTATCTCCTCCTCGTCTG CTTTGGTGTTGTACTTTTAGAGCTTTTGACTGGTATGCATCCAATCTCGCATGGGAAAAATATTGTTCGAGAG GTCAATAA
- the LOC141707895 gene encoding uncharacterized protein LOC141707895 isoform X3, whose product MEEKSYDGMIVGKPSRDTDLDVNPVRNKELSNMRSTNKDETVRLSPPRLLWCCTFRAFDWYASNLAWEKYCSRGQ is encoded by the exons ATGGAAGAGAAG TCCTATGATGGAATGATTGTAGGCAAGCCTTCACGAGATACTGATCTTGAT GTTAATCCAGTAAGGAATAAGGAACTCTCAAATATGAGGTCGACAAATAAGGATGAGACTGTGAGGCTATCTCCTCCTCGTCTG CTTTGGTGTTGTACTTTTAGAGCTTTTGACTGGTATGCATCCAATCTCGCATGGGAAAAATATTGTTCGAGAG GTCAATAA
- the LOC141707895 gene encoding uncharacterized protein LOC141707895 isoform X2 — translation MEVDNYYQVLLFSYRLCQVVLNSYFCTSLLVFTLMRSAFRIPIIVPKLARRQLPWHPYGDNCSSLFTTWMLGDFILSYDGMIVGKPSRDTDLDVNPVRNKELSNMRSTNKDETVRLSPPRLLWCCTFRAFDWYASNLAWEKYCSRGQ, via the exons ATGGAAGTTGACAATTACTACCAAGTTTTACTATTTTCTTATAGATTATGTCAAGTTGTCCTGAACTCCTACTTCTGTACCTCATTATTAGTTTTTACCTTAATGAGATCCGCCTTTAGAATCCCTATAATAGTGCCCAAACTTGCAAGGAGGCAACTACCTTGGCACCCATATGGCGACAATTGTTCATCATTGTTTACCACCTGGATGCTAGGTGACTTCATCTTG TCCTATGATGGAATGATTGTAGGCAAGCCTTCACGAGATACTGATCTTGAT GTTAATCCAGTAAGGAATAAGGAACTCTCAAATATGAGGTCGACAAATAAGGATGAGACTGTGAGGCTATCTCCTCCTCGTCTG CTTTGGTGTTGTACTTTTAGAGCTTTTGACTGGTATGCATCCAATCTCGCATGGGAAAAATATTGTTCGAGAG GTCAATAA